In Bacteroidales bacterium, one DNA window encodes the following:
- a CDS encoding PIG-L family deacetylase: MVKNVQRILILAPHTDDGEFGCGGSIAKFIEEGKDVFYAAFSLAEESVPSPFPKNILEKEVKAATKKLGIKPENLLLYKYRVRHFAYHRQEILEDLVKLNKKIKPDLVFMPCLQDLHQDHSTIAIEGLRAYKKTSILGYEIPWNNMNFATQCFITLEEKHFNKKLAALDCYNSQKSRSYASEEFIRSLARTRGTQIGQKYAEVFEVIRWIIK, encoded by the coding sequence ATGGTTAAAAATGTACAGAGAATCTTAATTTTAGCACCTCATACTGATGATGGCGAATTTGGTTGCGGCGGAAGTATCGCAAAATTTATAGAGGAAGGGAAAGATGTTTTTTATGCAGCATTTTCTTTAGCTGAAGAATCCGTACCCTCTCCATTTCCTAAAAACATTTTAGAAAAAGAAGTGAAAGCTGCTACAAAGAAGTTGGGAATAAAACCAGAAAATCTTCTGTTATATAAATATCGTGTAAGACATTTTGCCTATCATCGACAGGAGATATTAGAGGATTTAGTAAAGTTGAACAAAAAAATAAAACCGGACTTGGTGTTTATGCCATGTTTACAGGATTTACATCAAGATCACAGCACAATTGCAATTGAAGGATTAAGAGCTTATAAAAAGACTTCGATTTTAGGATATGAAATTCCCTGGAATAATATGAATTTCGCAACTCAATGCTTTATTACTCTTGAGGAAAAACATTTTAATAAAAAATTAGCCGCTCTGGATTGTTATAATTCTCAAAAAAGTAGAAGTTATGCTTCAGAAGAATTCATTCGTAGTCTAGCAAGAACAAGAGGAACTCAAATAGGACAAAAGTATGCGGAGGTTTTTGAAGTAATTAGGTGGATTATAAAGTGA
- a CDS encoding ketoacyl-ACP synthase III, with translation MKQIIRKAKIIGTGSFVPDKIYTNKYLETIIDTNDEWIQKNLGIKERRIAASNEATSDLAWKAGQKAIENAKLDKEDIDLIIVATSTPDRPCPSTACIVQDKLKAYNAVAFDIAAVCSGFLYGMSVASQYIASGVYDNVLVIGADTFSKITDWTSRDCVFFGDGAGAAVLSHANDDEGFLAFRLYSDGRGKYVFTVPAGGSENPASLNTINKGLHYFQMDGKEVFKTATEVLPKTIRKVLNDTKLYISDIDYMIPHQPSIGILKKTAEILGLPFEKVMTNMDKYANTSGGTIPILLDELNRAGKLKKGNIILFVAIGSGWTFGASIIKWS, from the coding sequence ATGAAACAAATTATAAGAAAAGCAAAGATAATTGGAACTGGATCTTTTGTGCCGGATAAAATCTATACAAACAAGTATTTAGAAACTATTATCGATACAAATGATGAATGGATACAGAAAAATCTTGGAATAAAGGAAAGACGAATTGCTGCTTCAAATGAAGCAACCAGCGATTTAGCTTGGAAGGCCGGACAGAAAGCTATTGAAAATGCAAAACTGGATAAAGAGGATATTGATTTAATTATTGTAGCAACCTCAACTCCGGATCGACCTTGTCCATCAACAGCTTGTATTGTTCAGGATAAGCTTAAGGCATATAATGCTGTGGCTTTTGATATAGCTGCAGTTTGTTCTGGTTTTTTATATGGAATGTCTGTAGCATCTCAATATATTGCCAGTGGAGTTTATGATAATGTGTTGGTTATCGGAGCAGATACTTTTTCAAAGATAACTGATTGGACAAGTCGTGATTGTGTATTTTTTGGTGATGGAGCAGGAGCAGCAGTTTTATCTCATGCAAATGATGACGAAGGATTTTTAGCATTCAGATTGTATTCTGATGGTAGAGGAAAATATGTCTTTACAGTTCCTGCCGGTGGTTCAGAAAATCCAGCTAGTTTGAATACAATTAATAAAGGATTACATTACTTTCAGATGGATGGAAAAGAAGTATTTAAAACAGCAACAGAGGTTTTACCAAAAACAATCAGGAAAGTTTTAAATGATACAAAATTATATATAAGTGATATAGATTATATGATACCACATCAACCCAGTATCGGGATTTTAAAAAAGACTGCAGAAATTCTTGGTCTTCCCTTTGAAAAAGTAATGACAAATATGGATAAATATGCAAATACTTCAGGTGGAACCATACCCATATTACTTGATGAATTAAATAGAGCGGGGAAATTAAAAAAGGGAAATATTATCCTTTTTGTAGCTATTGGTTCAGGATGGACATTTGGGGCATCGATTATAAAGTGGTCATAA